In Megalopta genalis isolate 19385.01 chromosome 7, iyMegGena1_principal, whole genome shotgun sequence, a single window of DNA contains:
- the LOC117229130 gene encoding prolyl 3-hydroxylase 2 isoform X1: MKFVVFFAFLFGTIAGNNDTLVNEIGIDEPNDPTTLPELDPPMTERTLHEIYRDAVGAYLDEDWDRCIEDFNEVSHGYKVYKRVVVNCRQKCRTKAASEVPIFPEDLEDLHFYEKKIVETLCLLTCNQEYMEIAGNKALKTLPRETETKLVNYHVYEYLHNCYYKRERYQDAANAVFTYLVRHPKHEISVKVLKHYLTLPGVEAQNVVNLEAAPYVSIYFKGVLAYEKENYAEAAVLFENSLASYLQAEEECRFYCEGPFDQGWHPEFTSSIANHFTFCLKCKQTCHQRLNNVNGDYRGDMLRSHYNYLQFSYYKLGILKGACAAVESYLLFDPSDETMLQNKMYYSAEAMEHFFRPREEAVIYTKRHEYELRLLKFISDEFSVVDRKFAEMKKGRQAEKEKTVVQPGKKIDEIEALHPPPGYSSFSNALLFNNLSAIRDEKHEIRDRKPQRVRDDVYLIAEENELGGKNRYVADGFLNSTECELLMRLASMTAVEGDGYNEYKSPHSKHERFEGITVGRIALMVYLGQIAAEKLRQLLEATEEARSHVERYFGLDQPLYVTYTHLVCRTALSGSPMDRNDLSHQVHADNCLLNDQNDCIHESPAYTWRDYSAILYLNEDFQGGEFFFAKERAIHESSSLVFPKCGRMVAFSAGGENLHGVKGVRRGRRCALALWFTQDENYREYEGTLAEAILQRVLLVGPVEEKDVKVPLRYEDLLLQYANSDDFLKDFLRNSP; the protein is encoded by the exons ATGAAATTCGTCGTGTTTTTCGCGTTCCTCTTCGGCACGATCGCCGGCAATAACGACACTCTGGTCAACGAGATCGGGATCGACGAACCGAACGATCCAACGACACTGCCGGAGCTGGATCCGCCGATGACGGAAAGGACGTTGCACGAGATCTATCGCGATGCAGTCGGAGCTTATCTCGACGAGGATTGGGATCGCTGTATCGAGGACTTCAATGAAGTCTCGCACGG ATACAAAGTGTACAAGCGCGTGGTggtcaactgcaggcaaaagtGCAGGACAAAAGCCGCCAGCGAGGTACCGATCTTTCCCGAGGACCTCGAGGACCTGCATTTCTACGAGAAGAAGATAGTGGAGACATTGTGTCTTCTGACCTGCAATCAGGAGTACATGGAGATCGCCGGTAACAAGGCGCTGAAGACGTTGCCGCGTGAAACCGAGACCAAACTGGTCAACTACCACGTCTACGAATACTTGCACAACTGCTACTACAAG AGGGAACGCTACCAGGACGCTGCGAACGCGGTTTTCACGTATTTGGTCCGGCATCCGAAGCACGAAATAAGCGTGAAAGTTTTGAAACACTATCTAACGCTTCCCGGCGTGGAAGCGCAGAACGTCGTAAACCTAGAAGCAGCGCCTTATGTCAGCATATACTTCAAGGGAGTGTTGGCTTACGAGAAGGAAAACTACGCAGAAGCGGCGGTCCTCTTCGAGAATTCTTTGGCGTCCTATTTGCAGGCCGAGGAGGAGTGCAGGTTCTACTGCGAGGGGCCGTTCGATCAGGGATGGCACCCGGAGTTCACGTCCTCCATCGCCA ATCATTTCACCTTCTGCCTAAAGTGCAAGCAGACCTGCCACCAGAGGCTGAACAACGTAAACGGCGACTACCGGGGCGACATGCTCAGGAGCCACTACAATTACCTACAATTCTCCTATTACAAAC tggGAATCTTGAAGGGTGCCTGCGCCGCCGTGGAATCCTACTTGCTGTTCGACCCCTCCGACGAGACCATGCTGCAGAACAAGATGTACTATAGCGCCGAGGCCATGGAACATTTCTTCCGGCCCAGAGAG GAAGCCGTGATCTACACGAAGAGGCACGAGTACGAGCTGCGTTTGTTGAAGTTCATTTCCGACGAGTTTTCGGTGGTCGACAGGAAATTCGCGGAGATGAAGAAGGGGCGACAGGCCGAGAAAGAGAAAACCGTGGTGCAGCCAGGAAAG AAGATCGATGAAATCGAAGCTCTGCATCCACCGCCCGGTTACTCGTCTTTTTCTAACGCGTTGTTGTTCAACAATCTTTCCGCAATTCGAGACGAGAAACACGAGATACGCGATAGGAAGCCACAAAGGGTCAGGGACGATGTCTATCTGATCGCGGAAGAGAATGAACTTGGCGGGAAGAATCGTTATGTGGCGGACGGATTCCTCAACTCGACGGAGTGCGAGCTCCTAATGCGATTGGCTTCG ATGACTGCAGTGGAAGGCGATGGTTACAACGAGTACAAGAGTCCACACTCGAAACACGAGCGATTCGAGGGAATCACCGTCGGCAGAATCGCCTTG ATGGTGTACCTGGGACAAATAGCGGCGGAAAAATTGCGGCAGCTTTTAGAAGCAACTGAAGAGGCTCGTAGCCACGTGGAAAGGTATTTCGGGCTTGATCAACCGCTCTATGTTACGTACACCCACCTGGTCTGCCGCACGGCTCTATCTG GTTCACCAATGGATCGTAATGACCTTAGCCATCAGGTTCACGCGGACAACTGTCTGTTGAACGATCAGAATGACTGCATCCACGAGAGTCCAGCCTACACCTGGAGAGACTATTCGGCGATCCTTTACTTGAACGAAGATTTCCAGGGTGGAGAGTTCTTCTTCGCGAAGGAACGCGCGATTCACGAATCGAGCAGCTTGGTTTTCCCGAAATGCGGACGCATGGTGGCTTTTTCGGCCGGTGGGGAAAATCTTCATGGTGTGAAGGGTGTTCGTCGAGGCAGGCGTTGTGCCTTGGCCCTGTGGTTCACGCAGGATGAGAATTACAGGGAGTACGAGGGGACCTTGGCCGAGGCGATCCTGCAACGGGTACTTTTGGTCGGACCTGTGGAGGAAAAGGATGTCAAGGTGCCTTTGAG GTACGAGGACCTTCTTCTCCAGTATGCAAACAGCGACGACTTCTTGAAGGACTTCCTGAGGAATTCTCCCTGA
- the LOC117229130 gene encoding prolyl 3-hydroxylase 2 isoform X2: MKFVVFFAFLFGTIAGNNDTLVNEIGIDEPNDPTTLPELDPPMTERTLHEIYRDAVGAYLDEDWDRCIEDFNEVSHGYKVYKRVVVNCRQKCRTKAASEVPIFPEDLEDLHFYEKKIVETLCLLTCNQEYMEIAGNKALKTLPRETETKLVNYHVYEYLHNCYYKRERYQDAANAVFTYLVRHPKHEISVKVLKHYLTLPGVEAQNVVNLEAAPYVSIYFKGVLAYEKENYAEAAVLFENSLASYLQAEEECRFYCEGPFDQGWHPEFTSSIANHFTFCLKCKQTCHQRLNNVNGDYRGDMLRSHYNYLQFSYYKLGILKGACAAVESYLLFDPSDETMLQNKMYYSAEAMEHFFRPREEAVIYTKRHEYELRLLKFISDEFSVVDRKFAEMKKGRQAEKEKTVVQPGKMTAVEGDGYNEYKSPHSKHERFEGITVGRIALMVYLGQIAAEKLRQLLEATEEARSHVERYFGLDQPLYVTYTHLVCRTALSGSPMDRNDLSHQVHADNCLLNDQNDCIHESPAYTWRDYSAILYLNEDFQGGEFFFAKERAIHESSSLVFPKCGRMVAFSAGGENLHGVKGVRRGRRCALALWFTQDENYREYEGTLAEAILQRVLLVGPVEEKDVKVPLRYEDLLLQYANSDDFLKDFLRNSP; the protein is encoded by the exons ATGAAATTCGTCGTGTTTTTCGCGTTCCTCTTCGGCACGATCGCCGGCAATAACGACACTCTGGTCAACGAGATCGGGATCGACGAACCGAACGATCCAACGACACTGCCGGAGCTGGATCCGCCGATGACGGAAAGGACGTTGCACGAGATCTATCGCGATGCAGTCGGAGCTTATCTCGACGAGGATTGGGATCGCTGTATCGAGGACTTCAATGAAGTCTCGCACGG ATACAAAGTGTACAAGCGCGTGGTggtcaactgcaggcaaaagtGCAGGACAAAAGCCGCCAGCGAGGTACCGATCTTTCCCGAGGACCTCGAGGACCTGCATTTCTACGAGAAGAAGATAGTGGAGACATTGTGTCTTCTGACCTGCAATCAGGAGTACATGGAGATCGCCGGTAACAAGGCGCTGAAGACGTTGCCGCGTGAAACCGAGACCAAACTGGTCAACTACCACGTCTACGAATACTTGCACAACTGCTACTACAAG AGGGAACGCTACCAGGACGCTGCGAACGCGGTTTTCACGTATTTGGTCCGGCATCCGAAGCACGAAATAAGCGTGAAAGTTTTGAAACACTATCTAACGCTTCCCGGCGTGGAAGCGCAGAACGTCGTAAACCTAGAAGCAGCGCCTTATGTCAGCATATACTTCAAGGGAGTGTTGGCTTACGAGAAGGAAAACTACGCAGAAGCGGCGGTCCTCTTCGAGAATTCTTTGGCGTCCTATTTGCAGGCCGAGGAGGAGTGCAGGTTCTACTGCGAGGGGCCGTTCGATCAGGGATGGCACCCGGAGTTCACGTCCTCCATCGCCA ATCATTTCACCTTCTGCCTAAAGTGCAAGCAGACCTGCCACCAGAGGCTGAACAACGTAAACGGCGACTACCGGGGCGACATGCTCAGGAGCCACTACAATTACCTACAATTCTCCTATTACAAAC tggGAATCTTGAAGGGTGCCTGCGCCGCCGTGGAATCCTACTTGCTGTTCGACCCCTCCGACGAGACCATGCTGCAGAACAAGATGTACTATAGCGCCGAGGCCATGGAACATTTCTTCCGGCCCAGAGAG GAAGCCGTGATCTACACGAAGAGGCACGAGTACGAGCTGCGTTTGTTGAAGTTCATTTCCGACGAGTTTTCGGTGGTCGACAGGAAATTCGCGGAGATGAAGAAGGGGCGACAGGCCGAGAAAGAGAAAACCGTGGTGCAGCCAGGAAAG ATGACTGCAGTGGAAGGCGATGGTTACAACGAGTACAAGAGTCCACACTCGAAACACGAGCGATTCGAGGGAATCACCGTCGGCAGAATCGCCTTG ATGGTGTACCTGGGACAAATAGCGGCGGAAAAATTGCGGCAGCTTTTAGAAGCAACTGAAGAGGCTCGTAGCCACGTGGAAAGGTATTTCGGGCTTGATCAACCGCTCTATGTTACGTACACCCACCTGGTCTGCCGCACGGCTCTATCTG GTTCACCAATGGATCGTAATGACCTTAGCCATCAGGTTCACGCGGACAACTGTCTGTTGAACGATCAGAATGACTGCATCCACGAGAGTCCAGCCTACACCTGGAGAGACTATTCGGCGATCCTTTACTTGAACGAAGATTTCCAGGGTGGAGAGTTCTTCTTCGCGAAGGAACGCGCGATTCACGAATCGAGCAGCTTGGTTTTCCCGAAATGCGGACGCATGGTGGCTTTTTCGGCCGGTGGGGAAAATCTTCATGGTGTGAAGGGTGTTCGTCGAGGCAGGCGTTGTGCCTTGGCCCTGTGGTTCACGCAGGATGAGAATTACAGGGAGTACGAGGGGACCTTGGCCGAGGCGATCCTGCAACGGGTACTTTTGGTCGGACCTGTGGAGGAAAAGGATGTCAAGGTGCCTTTGAG GTACGAGGACCTTCTTCTCCAGTATGCAAACAGCGACGACTTCTTGAAGGACTTCCTGAGGAATTCTCCCTGA
- the LOC117229130 gene encoding prolyl 3-hydroxylase 1 isoform X4: protein MKFVVFFAFLFGTIAGNNDTLVNEIGIDEPNDPTTLPELDPPMTERTLHEIYRDAVGAYLDEDWDRCIEDFNEVSHGYKVYKRVVVNCRQKCRTKAASEVPIFPEDLEDLHFYEKKIVETLCLLTCNQEYMEIAGNKALKTLPRETETKLVNYHVYEYLHNCYYKRERYQDAANAVFTYLVRHPKHEISVKVLKHYLTLPGVEAQNVVNLEAAPYVSIYFKGVLAYEKENYAEAAVLFENSLASYLQAEEECRFYCEGPFDQGWHPEFTSSIANHFTFCLKCKQTCHQRLNNVNGDYRGDMLRSHYNYLQFSYYKLGILKGACAAVESYLLFDPSDETMLQNKMYYSAEAMEHFFRPREEAVIYTKRHEYELRLLKFISDEFSVVDRKFAEMKKGRQAEKEKTVVQPGKKIDEIEALHPPPGYSSFSNALLFNNLSAIRDEKHEIRDRKPQRVRDDVYLIAEENELGGKNRYVADGFLNSTECELLMRLASMTAVEGDGYNEYKSPHSKHERFEGITVGRIALMVYLGQIAAEKLRQLLEATEEARSHVERYFGLDQPLYVTYTHLVCRTALSGNFRLIVILVPFAAETASRLLTWFTNGS from the exons ATGAAATTCGTCGTGTTTTTCGCGTTCCTCTTCGGCACGATCGCCGGCAATAACGACACTCTGGTCAACGAGATCGGGATCGACGAACCGAACGATCCAACGACACTGCCGGAGCTGGATCCGCCGATGACGGAAAGGACGTTGCACGAGATCTATCGCGATGCAGTCGGAGCTTATCTCGACGAGGATTGGGATCGCTGTATCGAGGACTTCAATGAAGTCTCGCACGG ATACAAAGTGTACAAGCGCGTGGTggtcaactgcaggcaaaagtGCAGGACAAAAGCCGCCAGCGAGGTACCGATCTTTCCCGAGGACCTCGAGGACCTGCATTTCTACGAGAAGAAGATAGTGGAGACATTGTGTCTTCTGACCTGCAATCAGGAGTACATGGAGATCGCCGGTAACAAGGCGCTGAAGACGTTGCCGCGTGAAACCGAGACCAAACTGGTCAACTACCACGTCTACGAATACTTGCACAACTGCTACTACAAG AGGGAACGCTACCAGGACGCTGCGAACGCGGTTTTCACGTATTTGGTCCGGCATCCGAAGCACGAAATAAGCGTGAAAGTTTTGAAACACTATCTAACGCTTCCCGGCGTGGAAGCGCAGAACGTCGTAAACCTAGAAGCAGCGCCTTATGTCAGCATATACTTCAAGGGAGTGTTGGCTTACGAGAAGGAAAACTACGCAGAAGCGGCGGTCCTCTTCGAGAATTCTTTGGCGTCCTATTTGCAGGCCGAGGAGGAGTGCAGGTTCTACTGCGAGGGGCCGTTCGATCAGGGATGGCACCCGGAGTTCACGTCCTCCATCGCCA ATCATTTCACCTTCTGCCTAAAGTGCAAGCAGACCTGCCACCAGAGGCTGAACAACGTAAACGGCGACTACCGGGGCGACATGCTCAGGAGCCACTACAATTACCTACAATTCTCCTATTACAAAC tggGAATCTTGAAGGGTGCCTGCGCCGCCGTGGAATCCTACTTGCTGTTCGACCCCTCCGACGAGACCATGCTGCAGAACAAGATGTACTATAGCGCCGAGGCCATGGAACATTTCTTCCGGCCCAGAGAG GAAGCCGTGATCTACACGAAGAGGCACGAGTACGAGCTGCGTTTGTTGAAGTTCATTTCCGACGAGTTTTCGGTGGTCGACAGGAAATTCGCGGAGATGAAGAAGGGGCGACAGGCCGAGAAAGAGAAAACCGTGGTGCAGCCAGGAAAG AAGATCGATGAAATCGAAGCTCTGCATCCACCGCCCGGTTACTCGTCTTTTTCTAACGCGTTGTTGTTCAACAATCTTTCCGCAATTCGAGACGAGAAACACGAGATACGCGATAGGAAGCCACAAAGGGTCAGGGACGATGTCTATCTGATCGCGGAAGAGAATGAACTTGGCGGGAAGAATCGTTATGTGGCGGACGGATTCCTCAACTCGACGGAGTGCGAGCTCCTAATGCGATTGGCTTCG ATGACTGCAGTGGAAGGCGATGGTTACAACGAGTACAAGAGTCCACACTCGAAACACGAGCGATTCGAGGGAATCACCGTCGGCAGAATCGCCTTG ATGGTGTACCTGGGACAAATAGCGGCGGAAAAATTGCGGCAGCTTTTAGAAGCAACTGAAGAGGCTCGTAGCCACGTGGAAAGGTATTTCGGGCTTGATCAACCGCTCTATGTTACGTACACCCACCTGGTCTGCCGCACGGCTCTATCTGGTAATTTTCGCCTGATCGTGATTCTGGTCCCTTTCGCAGCTGAAACCGCGTCGCGCCTACTCACTTG GTTCACCAATGGATCGTAA
- the LOC117229130 gene encoding prolyl 3-hydroxylase 1 isoform X3, whose translation MKFVVFFAFLFGTIAGNNDTLVNEIGIDEPNDPTTLPELDPPMTERTLHEIYRDAVGAYLDEDWDRCIEDFNEVSHGYKVYKRVVVNCRQKCRTKAASEVPIFPEDLEDLHFYEKKIVETLCLLTCNQEYMEIAGNKALKTLPRETETKLVNYHVYEYLHNCYYKRERYQDAANAVFTYLVRHPKHEISVKVLKHYLTLPGVEAQNVVNLEAAPYVSIYFKGVLAYEKENYAEAAVLFENSLASYLQAEEECRFYCEGPFDQGWHPEFTSSIANHFTFCLKCKQTCHQRLNNVNGDYRGDMLRSHYNYLQFSYYKLGILKGACAAVESYLLFDPSDETMLQNKMYYSAEAMEHFFRPREEAVIYTKRHEYELRLLKFISDEFSVVDRKFAEMKKGRQAEKEKTVVQPGKKIDEIEALHPPPGYSSFSNALLFNNLSAIRDEKHEIRDRKPQRVRDDVYLIAEENELGGKNRYVADGFLNSTECELLMRLASMTAVEGDGYNEYKSPHSKHERFEGITVGRIALMVYLGQIAAEKLRQLLEATEEARSHVERYFGLDQPLYVTYTHLVCRTALSGNFRLIVILVPFAAETASRLLTWYGKFTNGS comes from the exons ATGAAATTCGTCGTGTTTTTCGCGTTCCTCTTCGGCACGATCGCCGGCAATAACGACACTCTGGTCAACGAGATCGGGATCGACGAACCGAACGATCCAACGACACTGCCGGAGCTGGATCCGCCGATGACGGAAAGGACGTTGCACGAGATCTATCGCGATGCAGTCGGAGCTTATCTCGACGAGGATTGGGATCGCTGTATCGAGGACTTCAATGAAGTCTCGCACGG ATACAAAGTGTACAAGCGCGTGGTggtcaactgcaggcaaaagtGCAGGACAAAAGCCGCCAGCGAGGTACCGATCTTTCCCGAGGACCTCGAGGACCTGCATTTCTACGAGAAGAAGATAGTGGAGACATTGTGTCTTCTGACCTGCAATCAGGAGTACATGGAGATCGCCGGTAACAAGGCGCTGAAGACGTTGCCGCGTGAAACCGAGACCAAACTGGTCAACTACCACGTCTACGAATACTTGCACAACTGCTACTACAAG AGGGAACGCTACCAGGACGCTGCGAACGCGGTTTTCACGTATTTGGTCCGGCATCCGAAGCACGAAATAAGCGTGAAAGTTTTGAAACACTATCTAACGCTTCCCGGCGTGGAAGCGCAGAACGTCGTAAACCTAGAAGCAGCGCCTTATGTCAGCATATACTTCAAGGGAGTGTTGGCTTACGAGAAGGAAAACTACGCAGAAGCGGCGGTCCTCTTCGAGAATTCTTTGGCGTCCTATTTGCAGGCCGAGGAGGAGTGCAGGTTCTACTGCGAGGGGCCGTTCGATCAGGGATGGCACCCGGAGTTCACGTCCTCCATCGCCA ATCATTTCACCTTCTGCCTAAAGTGCAAGCAGACCTGCCACCAGAGGCTGAACAACGTAAACGGCGACTACCGGGGCGACATGCTCAGGAGCCACTACAATTACCTACAATTCTCCTATTACAAAC tggGAATCTTGAAGGGTGCCTGCGCCGCCGTGGAATCCTACTTGCTGTTCGACCCCTCCGACGAGACCATGCTGCAGAACAAGATGTACTATAGCGCCGAGGCCATGGAACATTTCTTCCGGCCCAGAGAG GAAGCCGTGATCTACACGAAGAGGCACGAGTACGAGCTGCGTTTGTTGAAGTTCATTTCCGACGAGTTTTCGGTGGTCGACAGGAAATTCGCGGAGATGAAGAAGGGGCGACAGGCCGAGAAAGAGAAAACCGTGGTGCAGCCAGGAAAG AAGATCGATGAAATCGAAGCTCTGCATCCACCGCCCGGTTACTCGTCTTTTTCTAACGCGTTGTTGTTCAACAATCTTTCCGCAATTCGAGACGAGAAACACGAGATACGCGATAGGAAGCCACAAAGGGTCAGGGACGATGTCTATCTGATCGCGGAAGAGAATGAACTTGGCGGGAAGAATCGTTATGTGGCGGACGGATTCCTCAACTCGACGGAGTGCGAGCTCCTAATGCGATTGGCTTCG ATGACTGCAGTGGAAGGCGATGGTTACAACGAGTACAAGAGTCCACACTCGAAACACGAGCGATTCGAGGGAATCACCGTCGGCAGAATCGCCTTG ATGGTGTACCTGGGACAAATAGCGGCGGAAAAATTGCGGCAGCTTTTAGAAGCAACTGAAGAGGCTCGTAGCCACGTGGAAAGGTATTTCGGGCTTGATCAACCGCTCTATGTTACGTACACCCACCTGGTCTGCCGCACGGCTCTATCTGGTAATTTTCGCCTGATCGTGATTCTGGTCCCTTTCGCAGCTGAAACCGCGTCGCGCCTACTCACTTGGTATGGAAA GTTCACCAATGGATCGTAA